From Humisphaera borealis, the proteins below share one genomic window:
- a CDS encoding endonuclease V has translation MEAGPSSKPRKVPPGLIEQWKACQAELRARLVIESLTEIPRFVAGADACFDEVGGRVIACALVWDRRERKVVDLAQSVRPLEFPYVPTFLSFREAPAVTEAIQRLSHPFGVVCFDGQGYAHPRRCGLATHVGVSLDVPAIGCAKSRLIGTHEEPGIEAGSSSPLTHAGEQIGLVLRTRSATKPIYASIGHRVDLASVRQVLLACCTRYRIPEPTRLADIEVAKMKKTLGFENSELGKSDPHPAP, from the coding sequence TTGGAAGCCGGACCATCTTCAAAGCCGCGAAAGGTGCCGCCGGGGCTGATCGAACAGTGGAAGGCTTGCCAGGCCGAATTGCGGGCACGGCTGGTGATCGAATCGCTGACGGAGATTCCCCGCTTTGTCGCCGGCGCAGATGCGTGCTTCGACGAAGTCGGCGGACGTGTGATCGCCTGTGCGCTGGTGTGGGACCGACGAGAGCGGAAGGTTGTGGATCTGGCTCAGTCCGTTCGCCCGCTTGAGTTCCCTTACGTCCCGACATTTCTGAGCTTCCGAGAAGCGCCGGCCGTCACCGAGGCGATTCAGCGGCTTTCACACCCTTTCGGTGTGGTGTGCTTCGACGGCCAGGGCTATGCCCACCCCAGGCGCTGCGGGCTCGCGACCCACGTCGGCGTCTCGCTCGATGTTCCCGCGATCGGCTGCGCCAAAAGCCGCCTGATTGGCACACACGAAGAACCTGGAATAGAAGCGGGCTCATCGTCACCGCTCACGCACGCCGGCGAACAGATTGGGCTGGTGCTGCGAACGCGGTCGGCAACCAAGCCCATCTACGCCAGCATCGGGCACCGCGTCGACCTGGCATCGGTCCGTCAGGTGCTGTTGGCATGCTGCACGCGGTATCGCATCCCTGAGCCTACCCGCCTGGCGGACATTGAAGTCGCGAAGATGAAGAAAACGCTCGGATTCGAGAATTCCGAACTTGGGAAATCCGATCCGCATCCCGCTCCGTAA